GTATCAATCTATGCACCGGTAGGCCTTGGAGAAGGCACCTACATTCTGCCACTAGCGCTGATAACTGGTACGCCTGTAACAGCGTAGGCGGTACCCATGCTGGTAACAGCAGCGTGTACTTCTCATGGTATGTATTGCCTGTTGATATACCAGTAGTGCTGCGTTAACCAATGTAGTCCCTTGTTTTCCACACAAATATTTTTTCGTAGCTGGTAACTTCTTCTGCTAGCCTTAAACCTAAAACGAGCATCTACTCTTTTATAAATATTTTCATAGTTCTCTTGTTTGTTTTCTCCATCTTATTTATTTATGCAGACTCTGGGATACTACTTAGTGGGAGGTGGAAAGTTATGGCGCTCCCTAGGCCGCCGGTTGGCGAGGGCGTGGAGGTTCTCTTCAAGCCCAAGGGTGTAGCGGTTATTGGTGCCTCTAGGAAGCCTGGTAAAGTAGGCTACATGGTTCTATACAATCTTAAGAATAGCTACGAGGGTCCAATATACCCTGTAAACCCGAACGCGGACGAGATACTGGGGCTCAAAGCCTATCCGACAATAATGGATGTACCTGACCCTGTAGATCTTGCAGTAGTGACTGTGCCGGCAAAAATGGTGCCAGATGTAGTAGACCAGGCTGGAAGGAGAGGTGTTAGGGCGGTTATAGTGATTAGTGCTGGCTTCAGGGAGGTTGGCGGCGAGGGGGTCGAGCTTGAGAAGCGGCTGCTCGAGGTTGTGAGAAAGCATGGTATCCGAATGCTGGGCCCCAACTGTCTAGGAGTATACTCTCCATCAACCGGCATTAACGCGACATTTCTCGACCCGGAGAAGCAGGGTCTACCAGGTAAGGGCCCCATAGCATTCATCAGCCAGAGTGGTGCTCTTGGCGCAGCCTTGCTAGACTGGCTTGACGCTAACCAGTTTGGCATAAGCAAGTTCATAAGTATTGGCAACAAGGCTGACATTGATGAGGCCGACCTGCTAGCCTATCTAAGAAAGGACCCGGAAACCAAGAGCATTGCAATGTATATCGAGGGCGTCGCGCCCGGCGAGGGTGGGAGATTCCGCCGCGCTCTAGAAGAGACAACACATGAAAAGCCAGTGGTCATACTAAAGTCTGGCCGCACCGCTGCTGGTGCACGTGCCGCTTCAAGCCATACTGGCAGCCTTGCAGGTAGCTATCAGCTATACGAGACTATCTTCAAGCAAACCGGAGTAATACCAGCCTACGACACGGCACAGCTATTCGAGATGGCGTTAGCGCTAGCGCTACAGCCGCCAATGCTGGGTGATCGTGTGGCAATAATAACGATGGGTGGGGGCAGCGGTGTAATGGCCTCCGATAACCTCGCCGAGAAGGGGCTGAAGGTTGTGGAGCTTAGCCCAGAAACGCAGGCTAAGCTACGCAAGGTTCTACTGCCGATTGCTAGTCCGAGAAACCCCGTGGATGTAACAGGCTCTGCTACTGATGAGCACTTCCTAGAGTCAATTAGAATCGTTGTTGAGAGCGGCGAGGTTGACGGCATATTCCTCATACCATACCTAAACCTTGCATCCATAACCCCGGAGCTTCCACGCAAAATAGCTGCACTCGTGAAGGAGATACAGCAGAAGTACCGAATACCATTCGTAGCCTCGGTAACCGCTGGCAAGAAGACATGGGCTCTAGCAAAGATTATGGAGAAAGAGGCTGGAATACCGGTATATAGTAACGAGGCTAGCGCAGCCAGAGCCATGTGGGCACTCCGCCAGTACGGCAAGTGGCTACAGAAGATAGGTGTAGCCTAGACGGTACAAAAACAATAAGGGTAGTGTTTTGCTAGCACCCTCTCGCCACACCTACGCACGCCAGGCCCTGCTCAGCTCCTTGCCAGGCCTTTCTCGCGGAGCAGCTGTATGAATAGCCGGAAGCCCTCACCCATGCTGCTTGTGTGCCTCACAGTGACTATGTTGCCATCTAGAACTGCGCCGGCATCAACGTATTCTGCGCCTGCGTTCACAAGATCGTCCTTTATGCCTGGGTAGCCTGTAACCCTACGGCCCCTGATGACACTAGCTGAGGCTAGGAGTAGTGGGCCGTGACATATGGCTATGATTGGTTTACCCTTCTCAGCCATCCTCCTAGCTATCTCCACTGCCTCTCGGTGCTGCCTAGCCCTTTCCGGGCTCCTCCCGCCGGGGATTACAAGGACGTCGTAGCTGTCAAGCCTCTCCACTGCCTCCCGGTAGCTGAGCGTAGCCTCAACCTCGAAGCCCCTCTTGCCCTTTATCTTCAGCGGGCGGGGTTCTAGCCTCCCTGTTTGGGGGTCGTAGCGGGGCACGTCGCTGTACTTGGCGTGAGACGCTATGTCGATTTCGAAGCCTTCTTCGAGGAGACGGTGGTACGCGTAGAAGAATTCGAGGTCGTCAAAGTCGGGCTCTACTATGAAGAGAGCGCGGGGCACAGCTGGTCACCCCTTATGACTGTGGATTATTTGTGTAGGTCTAGGGGCAGAGTGGTTGTTAGCCTCAGCTTTAGCCGGTGCAGCTCAGCCATAACCTTCTCAACGAAGGCATCCAGCTCGGCGGGAGCTACACCCTTCCCAGCCGCGACCCTCTTGACCTCAGCCTCTACCAAGGCGTAGCGTTTATACTTCTCGTTAAGCCTGCGCCACGGTATGCCCTGGAGCGCCTTGGCGAGCCTCTCGTCGTAGGGGAGAACGCCCTCCAGCATCAACACAGCTATTATCGGGTAGCCTACGTAGCCCCGGAGCTTCGTACCATTATCATCGCTGTACGCCAGGCCCTGGCCTGGGTCTACGTAGACTCGGTAGACCCGGTCCCCCTCGCTGCTAACTACGCGGTAGACATGGTCGCCGGTCTTCTCAACACGGCCATCAGCTATTGCGCCAAGAGCCTCGAGCACCTTTATCCTTGGAGGCAGTCTTAGAGGCCTAGCCGTAGCCACTGCCCGGCAGCCCTCTAGGATTACTAGAGGGGCGTGGGAGCCCTTATCACAGTCTAGCCCTACACTTGTCTAGGGGTTTGAGGGTTTTGGGCCAGCTGACCCAGTTCCTCGGCGAGATACGTAGGGTTCTAGACAGGCTCTACGGGGAGGCGGCTGCCGGCCTCCGCGAAGCCTTCAACATTGCATGTGGGGGTGGGGGGAGTGCTGAGTCGGTGGGGGAGCATAGTAGGATTGCGTTAGGGCTGCGGAGCGAGGTTACAGACATGGCTACCATAGCTATTGCTAGGTTTCAGCCGGTTGCGAGGGATCTTCGCAGACTCACATCCTACCTCGAGGCGGCCTATGACCTCTTCAGGATTTCAAGATATGCATTCGAGATCGCGAGGCTCTACCAGCTAGTACCCCGTGAGTGTAGGAGGTGTAGCGAGAGCATCCGGGTGGTGCTCGGCAAGGCAGAGGAGATGCTAGACATGGCCTATCGCGCCCTCGTCGAGGAGGATGGTGGGCTCGCGGAGAAGGTCTCCGAGCTGGATGCATCGGTGGATGAGGCCTACGTCGAGGCTGTCCGAAGGCTTGGCACCGTCGCCCACCTCTCTAGATGCGAGGTTGCAGAGATGCTACTGCTACGCCATGTTGAAAGAATTGCAGACCATGCAGTCTACATAGCAGCCGAGGCCTACTACATCGCCACCGGCCACCGAGTATACCCCCAGGCCCCACCAAAGCCTAGAGGGAGCGTATAGCCCCGAAAACCATGAGATTAGCTCTGCACAGCTGGGGTAAACGCCGGGGATGCTAGATCATCATTGTTGGCGGCCGTCTTGGTGCTTCTTCCTCCTCGCCGCCGGCCTGCTTGACGGTTGCTACTAGCGGGTTTAGCTTGCCCTCCCTTGCCAGCTGCTCGAGCAAGTTTCTCACGTCGCTCGTGTGCTTAATGTCTATCTCGAGGAGCTGCTGCAGCACGCTAAACATTACCTTCCAGACCTCTAGCAGCATCTCCCGGGGCACATGAGCTATTATCACCGGGTCCTGGAGCCAGTTGTCGAAAGCCTTGATAGTCCTCATCATGTGCTGGAACGCCGCCCTAGTAGCAACTATGAGGTCTAGCCTGTCACCATGCTCGACCTTGGCTGCTGTCTCCTTGAATGTCTGGAGTAGCCTCTTCTGCATCCTAACCCACTCGTCGAGCTGTTTTAGGAACACATAGTCTATCACGCGTACCTCACCTGGCCTACTCAAGGCTTATCCTCCCTTTCCGGGGTATATCTGGGCTCCCAAACCCCCGTTTAGCTCCTTCCTCACGTATTATAGTACGTGCTTCCATGCGATAAGCGCTGTAATGGTTTACACTAGCCCGGATTTCCTTCGGTATCTCTGAAACCTCTAGCACATCCTGCATACCGTGTTTTAGGGCTCTAACAGCCCCTATCCTAGGCCTGGGGTGTGTGGCCTGGCGGAGCTTAAAGCTGTGGAGGTACACGTACGGGGCGTTGAGGGGCTCGAATACGTGCTTGCTGCTGGCCAGCGTGTAGCCGACCTTGCGCTTTCGAGGCGCAGGCTATACTACATCCTCCTCCGAGCACGTGGAGATGGTGTAGTCCTTGGCCTCTACGGTAGCCTTGCTGACGAGGCGGGTGTTGTGGGCATCTACCGCCGTATAACGGGTGGCAGGCCTGCCTACGTTGAGCACGACACCTACTACCTTGCCGTAGCGTTGCCCGGTGCTAGGAAGCTGGAGAGCCTAGCCCCGAAGGCCCTAGAGCTTGAAAGGTGTAGTAAAGGCGTAGTAGGCTTCACCCTCCTCGGTGAGACGGGTTTCCTAGAACTCTTCGCGGATAGTGACCCTCTCCAATGCCTCCTCGAGGTATTCAATGCTAGGCCAGGCGGCAGGCTGAGCCTAAGCCCATCGGTTCTCGCCGAGACCGCACAGCTGTACGCTTCGCCCAGCTGGAGGCTCTACAAGTACAACCCGGCAACAGCCGAGGCGGCTGCATACCGGGGCAGCTACTGGGTAAAGGCTAGCATTGAGGTAACAGATGGCTACGTAACCGGGGTCTGGCTTAGCGGCGTCTTCTACGCTGCACCACCTATGGAGCCCTTCAGCATACTGGAAACCATCCGTGGTACAAGGTTTGACGAGCTTGTGCTGAGTAATGCTGAGCTGGCGGTAGACTACCGTGTCGAGCTGTGGGGCGTAACCCGCGACGACTTCAAGAACGTGCTCCGAAGCCTCCACGAGAAGGCTGGGGAGAAGTATTTCACTGTGCCCGACTAGCGTTGCCAGGATAAAGTCAACGGTAAACTCACCAAGGAAAGGTATTCATATGTGGGACAAACACAGAATAAATCTGCAGGACAAATGGTGTGCAACGGGTGAAGATGTAGCCATGGAGTTCAAGCTTCTGAGAATAAACCTCTGGACACAGAAGGTCCGCGAGGAGAAGATTGACGAAAGAACCCTGCGCCGCTTCCTCGGCGGCCGTGGCCTCGGAGCATACCTGGCGCTCAAGGAGATCCCCAAGGGCGCTGATCCCCTGGGCCCTGAGAATAAGCTCTACATACTAACCGGCCCCCTAACCGGTACGGCCGCAGTGGAGACCGGTAGGTACCATGTTGTCGGTAAGAGCCCGCTAACGGGCATCCTCGGCGACAGCAACTCTGGCGGCCAGTTCGGCCCCTGGCTAAGGTTCTCGGGCTATGACGGTATTGTGCTTGAGAGTGTTAGTGAGGAGCCAGTCTGGATAAGCATTATCGACGGCGAGGTAAAGTTCCATGATGCACGCGACCTCTGGGGCCGCGGCGTAATCTACACTGAGAAGAAGATACGTGATCGGGTTGGTATAACAAAGCCAGACCTAGGTAGCGTTCTGTCAATAGGTCCGGCGGGCGAGAACCTCTCGAAGATCGCTGCTATAATGAACGACAAGTACCGTGCAGCGGGCCGTACAGGTCTAGGCGCGGTAATGGGCAGCAAGAGGGTCAAGGCAATATTCGTCTACGGTCACCGGAGGATAGAGCTCTACGACAGGCAGAAGTTCCTCGAGGCTGCAAAGAAGCTGTCCAAGGCCATAGTTGAGCATAGTATAAGCCAGTCACTAACAAAGTATGGTACAGCCGTACTAGTAAACATCATCAACGAGCACGGCGGCCTCCCTACAAAGAACTGGACCCGTGGCGTATTCGAGAAGGCACAGCAGATCAGCGGTGAGTACCTAGCCGAGCACTACCTCAAGACAAACAAGGGCTGCTGGGGCTGCGCTATAAGGTGCTCGAGAGTAGCTGAGGTTAAGAGTGGTCCGTACAGGACACCGGTCTCTGAGGGCCCAGAGTACGAGACCATCTGGGCTAACGGCGCCAACACCATGATAGGCAACATGGAGGCCATAATAAAGATTAACTACCTCCTCAACGACATGGGCTTAGACACGATAAGCTTCGGCAACACCGCCGCCACACTAATGGAGCTCTACGAGAAAGCCCAGAAGGGCGAGCTACCAGAGGACAAGGCTAAGAAGCTACTCGACCTCTTAGAGGACGTTGAGCCCACATGGGGCAACGCTGATGCCGTGATAAGGCTGATCTGGAAGACAGCATACCGCGACGGAATCGGCGACTACACAGCCGAGGGCGCCGCAAGGCTCGCCGAGGAGTTCGGCTGCCCAGACTGCGCAATACACGTTAGGGGTCTAGAGCTACCAGCATATGACCCAAGAGCAATCAACAGCATGGCGCTAAGCTATGCTACCAGCAACCGCGGAGGCTGCCACCTCAGAGCCTACGGCGTAAGCTTCGACGTGCTTGGTGTGCCGAAGAAGTTCGACCCGCTCAAGATAGACCTTGAGAAGGTCAAGCTCATAAAGTGGCAGCAGGACTACTTCGCCGTGATAGACAGCCTTGTAGTCTGCAAGTTCAACACGTTCGCCGACGCGCCAGAGTACTATGTGGAGCTGCTAAAGTACGCTATGGGCTGGGAGGACCTAACAGTTGAGGAGCTGCTAACCATAGGCGAGAGGATATACAACGTGGAGAGGCTCTTCGCAGTACGCGAAGGCAGGGGCTACAGGGACTACCTGCCAAAGAGGCTGCTGGAGGAGCCACTACCAGACGGTCCAGCCAAGGGCAGGACGGCTAAGGAGGCGTTGGAGACGTACCTGCCAGAATACTACAAGCTACGCGGCTGGGTAGACGGCAAGCCAACACCTGAGACCCTCAAGAGGCTCGGCCTAGGAGAGTTCCTCTACATCGTAGCCTAGCGGTATCCACGAGCCTCAGAGGATTCCCTACCCAAATAGTTTTTGGTAAGGATTAAGCTTCCCCCTCCTCCAGGCTCTCCAAGCTTCACACTAGGCTTCACGGATTTCTATCCCTTGGCTATGCTGGTAGCAACAGCTGGCAGTGCTGGTAACGGGATGGACGATTTGTGCTCCCCCGAAGGAGGGATGGTAATGTATAGCATGCTATCCTGGGGAGTTAGATGCTTGCGGCGTATTTGCTCTCGAGGGTTCCTTGCTATGCTGCCTCCTTACAGCTTGTACGAGATGGGTAACCTTTACTTTTCCATAGAGCTTTGCTAGTAGGACCCCGTGGCGGAGCACGGTGTAGCACTTTATGCATGGCGTGACTATTTCCCTCGCCTTGCAGCCTTTGCAGAGATTCCTAATCCTCCACTCGTAAATCCTATTGCGTAGTGTTGCGAGTGGCTGCTCTCTCAGATAGTTTAAGCCTCCACCACCGCCACAGCACAGCGTGTAGGGAGGCTTATCCCTTGGCGGCTTAGCATGGGTAAGCGCCTTCACCGAGGGGTACGACTCTCTCTCGAAACGTGCAAAACCACAGCTCGGAAAGAGCAGGCGGTCCTTGTTATTCTCCCCTCTACCCCCTCCACTCATCCTTATATGCTGGTGTATCAGCTCGTAGATGTTCACGGCTTCCATGTTGCTGGTAAGCCAGGAGTAGTGCTTGGCTAGTAGCAGGAGTTTATGGTCAGCACCGCAGCCCGAAAGCACTATACCCCTAACACCTAGTTCCTCTGCGGTATTGATCACGTTTGCCAGAGCATTTAGCGCGACATCCGGCCTTGCAGCATCGAAGGCTGCGTTGCCGCCTAGATCGAGCGCCTTAGTGGATACAGCAATACTGTACCCCGCTTTCTTCAGAACTGTGAGAGCGTCCTCAAGAATATCCGGGTATATTGTTGTCTCGAAGGGGGATGGAATGTAGAGGTAGTCTGCTGGCTCGTCCACGGGGACCCCTACCTTCTCGGCAATGCTGAGGAGAAGCTTCTTCGGCGCCTCTGGGTTGGGTGTAAAGCTGTGGCCCCGTACTATATTGCGAGCTATCTCCTGCAGGCTCTGCGGCTGTTTCCCCTCAATGCTGAGCTTTATCCTTGCTGCTAGCACGACCCTCCAAACCTCAATACCATAGGGGCATAGGATTGTGCATGCTCCACACATTGTGCATGTGTAGATGGTCTCGATATCCTCGCTTGTCGGCGAGCCCTTCACAAGCACATGATATGCAGCCCTTAGACGCCTAGGCGGGGAATACCGTGCAGCACCGAGCGCTCTGTAGGAGACGCAGCCTGGGGTGCAGAGCAGGCAGCCTATGCACGCCCTGTGGTACTCTTCGGCTAGCATGCGCGCTTCGTCAATAAGCTCCCTAGCCACCCTCCCATAGCCTATATTCATCTCTACCCCTTGCAGTCTCTACAACGACGTGTAGCATATAGGGCATTGTTCAAAAACTTCAATAGTAACCTATATAAAGTAACATACTAGGCGCAATTTCTCACCAGGGGGAATTATTGATCTCCAATGGGGACATGTTGCACAAGACTATCACGGATATACTGCTCAGCTCCATAGGCCTACCAACACTTAGCAGGGCTAGAAAGCTTGTCGGCGAGATAGAGGAGAGAACCGAGGTAATAATCGGCCTCTCCAGGGGCTCCAAGCTCTCCGAGGATGGGCTAGCATACGTGAAGAGCTTGGTAGGCGAAAACGAGCACGTAAGGATAATACCGGTTTACGTCAAGGAGTGGCCTAGCAATAGGCCAGACCCGCTGATAATCATCGGTGGGAGGCTCGGTGGACGATACAAGTTCTACGGCATACCCACCGAGATCCTGGCGTCAGCATTCCTCACAGCTATCGCAGCCGCGGGGGGCGCCTGGAGGCCAAAGAGCTGCCGGGGCTTTTAAACGGCCTCGGGAAAACTCATACTGTACGTTGTACCTGGTCTACCCTGCGCCAAGGCTATGTACTATGTGATCCAAGTCATCTACTGCAGTGAGAAGGCCGAGGTGGAGATAGTAAATCTTAAGACGATGCTGCTTAGGGGAATACAGCTGCCAGTCAAGCAGGTACCAGCATTTGTCACGCCAAAGGGTACACTATACCAAGGCCTACCCGGTGATGCACAGGGTGTTGCAAGGCTATGGGAGTCCTAGAACTAGCGTTTATCCCGGAAAGCCCCGGGGGTAAGTGTATGAGTCCGGGAGGGCCACCGTGAATAAGGGGTGGTCGATGTGGCGGAGCGTGTGCTCGACCTGAGAGCATATACCGCCCTGTGCGGCGATTATAGCGTACATTTACTCGGCAAGCTCGAGCAGATGAGTAGTGGTGAGAAGCTCAAAGTATATGTCGCTAAGAGCAGTGCTGGCCTTCTAAAGGAGTCTGTGAAAGCCATAACCTCTGCTGGCCTAGCTGAACTCGCTGGAGAGGGGGAGGAGGGAGACGCCTACTACGTCATCCTAGTGAAGAGGTAGCGGGGGGTGGGGCCGCTTGGCCCTCCTCCTACCCCTAAGTGCAGGGTTTTACGTATTTGCCGGAACGCTTGTTCTGGTGCTGGCGGCGGGCATAGCTGCCACAGTGAGGAGCAGAACGGTTCTCGGCATTACTCCTCAGGCTAGGGTTCTCCGTTCCGCCTATGCCTCGCTGCTCCTGGGGAGCACTAGGTCCTTTGTAGCCGCTATTGCTAGCTTCGTGTTCCACCTGGGCCTAGTGGTTATCGCTGTTCTCCACCTAACAATGCTTGGATACCTTGGCGCTAGACTCTACGTACTAGACGCGGGGGCTTTCCAGGCGATCATATACTGGCTCCGCGCGGTAGCAAAGACTGTAGCATTGTCGGGGACCATACTCCTACTCCTACATGTAGAACAGATGCTGCGGGGCTTCAGGCCAGCACTGGGCAGCATTACTGGCACTCTAATCCTCACAACGGCAGCCCTAGCCATAGCCACGGGGTATGCATCGCTAAATACTCACATAGCCCTGGGGCTCCTAGGAGCAGCATATGCCGCCTACACGGTGCTCAGCAGCCACATAACCAGAGGCTCGAAGCTCCTCGCCCAGAGGATCCTCCGCACATAAAAGCCTCAAGCCATAAGCCAGCTCTCCAGCACGATAGACAGTATAGACGCGCCTTTCCACAGACTATAGGACCACTAGGTACGATGCTAAGCCGTGCTGTGGGGCACAGAGGCACGTAAGCATAGCGCAGCGGGTTGATCATCGCTGCTGCCGGGAGGATATGGATACTGGTGCCATAGCGACAAATATGGCGGCGCGGCAGAGAGGAGCCTAACCTGGAACGAGTATAGAGGTCCACATGCCGCGTATATCCCTCGTGTACGATACTGCTTGCGCTACCTCACCACCACGATCTCTGAGCGTGTGCTAATGGGAACCAGGGCTATGGCGATGCCTGGGCCCGGCGAGACCCCTGGAAGCGGTGGTTGTAGGGCTCGGGAAGCGTGAAACCATGGTTCCTGCATGCCTCGACAATGGATGGCCTGGTAAGGCATAAATGTGTCTCCGGAGACACACTCATGCTCAGCTCTAACGTGCAGCACTCGTCAGGCTCCAACGAGCCCTAGGCCTACTCATAGACGATATTGCCGGGCTGTTCTACCCCCTCTACCAGGCTGCCCGAGAGGCTACTCTACCCCAAGGACAGAATGGAGGAGATCTACGCCTGGCACATTAGGCTCCCAGAGCTGAGCCAGCTCGCCAGCTTCCTCATCCTCGGCTACCTCTTCGGCTACGTGCTCAACACCCCGAGCCACTACCGGCTAGGCTTCATAGCGTTCGGGCTAGCGTCGCTGCTAACGACTCTCTACCTGGTAAAGTTCCTGCCAAGGCTCGACGCCGAGGAAAGGATCAGCGTTGAGGGCTTCAAGTTCAGGGTTGACAGGGAGTTCAAGCTCATACTGCTAGTCGAGGCCCTAATAACCCTCGCATGGTCGCTAGCACCGGAGATAGTACTCCTCAACTACATAGTAAACGTGTTGGGGCTAACACTGTTTGAGGCAATGCTCGTCGAGGCATTCATATCGCTAGGTGCAATCCTAGCAACATACATATCGAAGATGCTGGATCGCCACCACCGCTTCAAAGCCATGGCCATAGGCTATAGCCTCGTATCGCTATGGGCGCTAATAATGTCCCAGGGAGCACCGTTCCCCCTTGTACTCGCTGCACACTTCTGCAAGGCTTGGCGAGGTACTCGCCTTCCCATCTACCGTTCATGGATCCTATCAAAGATCCCAAGAGAGAAGGCTAGCAGCCTACTCTCAGCACTCTCCAGCTACAGGAAGCTAATCGCACTCGCCTCACCAGCTATAGCGGGCAGCCTCGCAGAGCTAAACCCAACACTACCATACTACGCCAGCCTAGCATT
This DNA window, taken from Hyperthermus butylicus DSM 5456, encodes the following:
- a CDS encoding acetate--CoA ligase family protein, which gives rise to MALPRPPVGEGVEVLFKPKGVAVIGASRKPGKVGYMVLYNLKNSYEGPIYPVNPNADEILGLKAYPTIMDVPDPVDLAVVTVPAKMVPDVVDQAGRRGVRAVIVISAGFREVGGEGVELEKRLLEVVRKHGIRMLGPNCLGVYSPSTGINATFLDPEKQGLPGKGPIAFISQSGALGAALLDWLDANQFGISKFISIGNKADIDEADLLAYLRKDPETKSIAMYIEGVAPGEGGRFRRALEETTHEKPVVILKSGRTAAGARAASSHTGSLAGSYQLYETIFKQTGVIPAYDTAQLFEMALALALQPPMLGDRVAIITMGGGSGVMASDNLAEKGLKVVELSPETQAKLRKVLLPIASPRNPVDVTGSATDEHFLESIRIVVESGEVDGIFLIPYLNLASITPELPRKIAALVKEIQQKYRIPFVASVTAGKKTWALAKIMEKEAGIPVYSNEASAARAMWALRQYGKWLQKIGVA
- a CDS encoding type 1 glutamine amidotransferase domain-containing protein, yielding MPRALFIVEPDFDDLEFFYAYHRLLEEGFEIDIASHAKYSDVPRYDPQTGRLEPRPLKIKGKRGFEVEATLSYREAVERLDSYDVLVIPGGRSPERARQHREAVEIARRMAEKGKPIIAICHGPLLLASASVIRGRRVTGYPGIKDDLVNAGAEYVDAGAVLDGNIVTVRHTSSMGEGFRLFIQLLREKGLARS
- a CDS encoding phosphate signaling complex PhoU family protein, encoding MGQLTQFLGEIRRVLDRLYGEAAAGLREAFNIACGGGGSAESVGEHSRIALGLRSEVTDMATIAIARFQPVARDLRRLTSYLEAAYDLFRISRYAFEIARLYQLVPRECRRCSESIRVVLGKAEEMLDMAYRALVEEDGGLAEKVSELDASVDEAYVEAVRRLGTVAHLSRCEVAEMLLLRHVERIADHAVYIAAEAYYIATGHRVYPQAPPKPRGSV
- a CDS encoding DUF2153 domain-containing protein, producing MSRPGEVRVIDYVFLKQLDEWVRMQKRLLQTFKETAAKVEHGDRLDLIVATRAAFQHMMRTIKAFDNWLQDPVIIAHVPREMLLEVWKVMFSVLQQLLEIDIKHTSDVRNLLEQLAREGKLNPLVATVKQAGGEEEEAPRRPPTMMI
- a CDS encoding aldehyde ferredoxin oxidoreductase family protein, whose product is MEFKLLRINLWTQKVREEKIDERTLRRFLGGRGLGAYLALKEIPKGADPLGPENKLYILTGPLTGTAAVETGRYHVVGKSPLTGILGDSNSGGQFGPWLRFSGYDGIVLESVSEEPVWISIIDGEVKFHDARDLWGRGVIYTEKKIRDRVGITKPDLGSVLSIGPAGENLSKIAAIMNDKYRAAGRTGLGAVMGSKRVKAIFVYGHRRIELYDRQKFLEAAKKLSKAIVEHSISQSLTKYGTAVLVNIINEHGGLPTKNWTRGVFEKAQQISGEYLAEHYLKTNKGCWGCAIRCSRVAEVKSGPYRTPVSEGPEYETIWANGANTMIGNMEAIIKINYLLNDMGLDTISFGNTAATLMELYEKAQKGELPEDKAKKLLDLLEDVEPTWGNADAVIRLIWKTAYRDGIGDYTAEGAARLAEEFGCPDCAIHVRGLELPAYDPRAINSMALSYATSNRGGCHLRAYGVSFDVLGVPKKFDPLKIDLEKVKLIKWQQDYFAVIDSLVVCKFNTFADAPEYYVELLKYAMGWEDLTVEELLTIGERIYNVERLFAVREGRGYRDYLPKRLLEEPLPDGPAKGRTAKEALETYLPEYYKLRGWVDGKPTPETLKRLGLGEFLYIVA
- a CDS encoding (Fe-S)-binding protein, with the protein product MARELIDEARMLAEEYHRACIGCLLCTPGCVSYRALGAARYSPPRRLRAAYHVLVKGSPTSEDIETIYTCTMCGACTILCPYGIEVWRVVLAARIKLSIEGKQPQSLQEIARNIVRGHSFTPNPEAPKKLLLSIAEKVGVPVDEPADYLYIPSPFETTIYPDILEDALTVLKKAGYSIAVSTKALDLGGNAAFDAARPDVALNALANVINTAEELGVRGIVLSGCGADHKLLLLAKHYSWLTSNMEAVNIYELIHQHIRMSGGGRGENNKDRLLFPSCGFARFERESYPSVKALTHAKPPRDKPPYTLCCGGGGGLNYLREQPLATLRNRIYEWRIRNLCKGCKAREIVTPCIKCYTVLRHGVLLAKLYGKVKVTHLVQAVRRQHSKEPSRANTPQASNSPG
- a CDS encoding MFS transporter is translated as MPGCSTPSTRLPERLLYPKDRMEEIYAWHIRLPELSQLASFLILGYLFGYVLNTPSHYRLGFIAFGLASLLTTLYLVKFLPRLDAEERISVEGFKFRVDREFKLILLVEALITLAWSLAPEIVLLNYIVNVLGLTLFEAMLVEAFISLGAILATYISKMLDRHHRFKAMAIGYSLVSLWALIMSQGAPFPLVLAAHFCKAWRGTRLPIYRSWILSKIPREKASSLLSALSSYRKLIALASPAIAGSLAELNPTLPYYASLALFIAATLALLAHAYREHT